A stretch of DNA from Acinetobacter sp. C26M:
GTGTTTTACACAATGTTCAGCTTGGTTTGCCTAAAAACCAGCATCTGCTTGCAGAAGCGTTGCTGGAGAAAGTCGGTTTAAAAGACAAGGCGACACAATGGCCTGCTCAGCTTTCTGGCGGTCAACGCCAACGCGCAGCGCTTGCGCGGGCGCTTTCCCATACACCCCGTATTTTGTTGTTAGATGAACCGCTCGGTGCTTTAGATGCATTGACCCGTTTAGAAATGCAGAGCTTGATTGAACGGCTTTGGAAAGAGCAAGGCTTTACCGCGATTCTGGTCACACATGATGTCAGTGAAGCGGTGCAATTGGCTGATCGGATTATTCTTTTAGATCAAGGGCATATCGCCCATAGTTTTCAGGTGAATCTGCCACGTCCACGTAAAAAAAGTATTGCTTTCGCTCAACTTGAGCAACAAGTCCTCGATGCGGTTTTAGCCACCTAAAGCCGCTTGAGCAAGTATTGAAAAAACATAAAACTAAGCAAAAATTACCTGTCTGATTTAATCAATTGAAAATGAATTATTTACAAAATATGTATAAGCTTTTTTAGATTTCAATAATTATCAAATACATCCTCAACACTGGCCCAAAAAGTCTATTTTTTTCGATAAAAAAAATTTGTTATTGTGCACAAATCCGACAATTTATCTTACAATGTCAATGACATTTTTTGAATCAAGCTCGCAGATGGAACAGAAAAAAAGTACACAAAAG
This window harbors:
- a CDS encoding ATP-binding cassette domain-containing protein, whose protein sequence is MSNLNLNFYDNNLIQPVAEPEAVTTSDNGAHILIEQLYKFYGEVKVLEDLDLNIQAGEFVAIVGRSGCGKSTLLRLIAQLEKASYGEIKFQSARNFREGITNDDIRVMFQDPRLLPWKSVLHNVQLGLPKNQHLLAEALLEKVGLKDKATQWPAQLSGGQRQRAALARALSHTPRILLLDEPLGALDALTRLEMQSLIERLWKEQGFTAILVTHDVSEAVQLADRIILLDQGHIAHSFQVNLPRPRKKSIAFAQLEQQVLDAVLAT